In Euphorbia lathyris chromosome 10, ddEupLath1.1, whole genome shotgun sequence, a single genomic region encodes these proteins:
- the LOC136209898 gene encoding uncharacterized protein isoform X2, whose translation MSWIRRLKYLEFLSISTLSLRYVPKEMKQLRNLRFLDLRESTNLVYIPPGVLSRMLKLEELYLPLSYKRWGCRGKEDDDYDCSESEEGDKINASFSEITSLSLYALQISLQEASILPKKTSIFKNIQRFRILIHNDFKYQLLGEGRMNKLQLAGDAFNIKQSGIWNLMRRVEDLSLIKVRNLKNVMSQLEDYEFLQLKKMTITKCDQLEHLVVTTDNWIPNNSFSELKYLHLSMLSNLEEIWHGTRLGFGWFENLRQINIRFCQKLKYVFPLSIAKGLRQLKSVEILDCNEMEGVLYGNEERDENLNEACFIEELHLYSLPKLVGFLVNKDLSMTTNEIVSASIERPIGAFDGTSRIDDEQLISLTNCCFQQSGFTYQDQ comes from the exons ATGTCTTGGATTAGACGCCTTAAATATCTGGAATTTCTTTCGATTTCCACCTTAAGTTTAAGGTATGTCCCAAAGGAGATGAAACAGCTTCGTAATTTGAGATTCCTCGACTTAAGAGAATCAACAAACCTTGTGTACATTCCACCGGGCGTATTATCAAGAATGTTGAAGCTAGAAGAGTTGTATCTGCCATTGAGCTACAAAAGGTGGGGATGTAGGGGAAAAGAGGATGATGATTATGATTGTTCAGAATCAGAGGAAGGAGATAAAATCAATGCAAGTTTTAGTGAGATCACATCCCTTTCGTTGTATGCTTTACAAATTAGTCTACAAGAAGCTTCAATTTTGCCTAAAAAGACATCAATCTTCAAAAATATTCAGCGGTTTAGAATCCTCATACATAATGATTTTAAGTATCAACTACTTGGGGAAGGTCGAATGAATAAGTTGCAACTCGCAGGTGATGCATTCAATATCAAACAGAGCGGGATTTGGAATTTGATGCGGAGAGTTGAAGATTTAAGTttgataaaagtgagaaatttgaaGAATGTCATGTCCCAATTAGAAGACTATGAGTTCTTGCAGTTGAAAAAGATGACTATTACTAAATGCGACCAACTAGAACATTTAGTTGTTACAACAGACAATTGGATTCCAAATAATTCATTCAGTGAGTTGAAGTATCTACACCTATCAATGTTATCTAATCTGGAAGAAATATGGCACGGAACAAGACTGGGTTTTGGATGGTTTGAGAATTTGAGACAGATAAATATAAGGTTCTGTCAGAAATTGAAATATGTATTTCCATTGTCAATAGCTAAAGGTTTGAGACAACTCAAAAGCGTAGAGATACTTGATTGTAATGAAATGGAGGGAGTTTTGTACGGAAACGAAGAACGGGATGAGAATTTGAATGAGGCTTGCTTTATTGAAGAACTTCATTTGTATTCACTTCCAAAGTTGGTTGGTTTTCTTGTAAACAAGGATCTGTCAATGACAACTAATGAG ATTGTGTCAGCTAGCATTGAGAGGCCAATTGGTGCATTTGATGGCACAAGTAGGATTGATGATGAACAACTCATCTCTCTAACAAACTGTTGTTTCCAACAATCAG GTTTCACATACCAAGATCAATGA
- the LOC136209898 gene encoding uncharacterized protein isoform X1 yields the protein MSWIRRLKYLEFLSISTLSLRYVPKEMKQLRNLRFLDLRESTNLVYIPPGVLSRMLKLEELYLPLSYKRWGCRGKEDDDYDCSESEEGDKINASFSEITSLSLYALQISLQEASILPKKTSIFKNIQRFRILIHNDFKYQLLGEGRMNKLQLAGDAFNIKQSGIWNLMRRVEDLSLIKVRNLKNVMSQLEDYEFLQLKKMTITKCDQLEHLVVTTDNWIPNNSFSELKYLHLSMLSNLEEIWHGTRLGFGWFENLRQINIRFCQKLKYVFPLSIAKGLRQLKSVEILDCNEMEGVLYGNEERDENLNEACFIEELHLYSLPKLVGFLVNKDLSMTTNEVKLTSIVVTICKYFCTHKKKCVYIYICIYSSRGRGRAVQGSVALLVPESSLTGLVSGSSPFWKRV from the coding sequence ATGTCTTGGATTAGACGCCTTAAATATCTGGAATTTCTTTCGATTTCCACCTTAAGTTTAAGGTATGTCCCAAAGGAGATGAAACAGCTTCGTAATTTGAGATTCCTCGACTTAAGAGAATCAACAAACCTTGTGTACATTCCACCGGGCGTATTATCAAGAATGTTGAAGCTAGAAGAGTTGTATCTGCCATTGAGCTACAAAAGGTGGGGATGTAGGGGAAAAGAGGATGATGATTATGATTGTTCAGAATCAGAGGAAGGAGATAAAATCAATGCAAGTTTTAGTGAGATCACATCCCTTTCGTTGTATGCTTTACAAATTAGTCTACAAGAAGCTTCAATTTTGCCTAAAAAGACATCAATCTTCAAAAATATTCAGCGGTTTAGAATCCTCATACATAATGATTTTAAGTATCAACTACTTGGGGAAGGTCGAATGAATAAGTTGCAACTCGCAGGTGATGCATTCAATATCAAACAGAGCGGGATTTGGAATTTGATGCGGAGAGTTGAAGATTTAAGTttgataaaagtgagaaatttgaaGAATGTCATGTCCCAATTAGAAGACTATGAGTTCTTGCAGTTGAAAAAGATGACTATTACTAAATGCGACCAACTAGAACATTTAGTTGTTACAACAGACAATTGGATTCCAAATAATTCATTCAGTGAGTTGAAGTATCTACACCTATCAATGTTATCTAATCTGGAAGAAATATGGCACGGAACAAGACTGGGTTTTGGATGGTTTGAGAATTTGAGACAGATAAATATAAGGTTCTGTCAGAAATTGAAATATGTATTTCCATTGTCAATAGCTAAAGGTTTGAGACAACTCAAAAGCGTAGAGATACTTGATTGTAATGAAATGGAGGGAGTTTTGTACGGAAACGAAGAACGGGATGAGAATTTGAATGAGGCTTGCTTTATTGAAGAACTTCATTTGTATTCACTTCCAAAGTTGGTTGGTTTTCTTGTAAACAAGGATCTGTCAATGACAACTAATGAGGTAAAATTAACTAGTATAGTTGTGACAATATGTAAATATTTTtgcacacacaaaaaaaaatgtgtgtatatatatatatgcatatacTCATCCAGAGGCAGAGGCAGGGCGGTGCAGGGGTCTGTTGCACTTCTGGTGCCGGAATCTAGCCTAACAGGGTTGGTTTCAGGCAGCTCTCCGTTTTGGAAGAGAGTATGA